One window of Mucilaginibacter inviolabilis genomic DNA carries:
- a CDS encoding ABC transporter ATP-binding protein: MSDTPFLQAIAVSKIYPGKQLSGVKPTNMVVQPGKITAIIGESGSGKSTLLKLLYGLLSPDTGEVQFKGERIWGPEEKLIPGHDAMKMVTQHTDDLNLFAKVWDNVAAMLPATDLAAKQQKTEQVLKQLNMLHMAERRVADLSGGEKQRVAIARAIITRPQVLLLDEPFNQVDTSFREGLQSDIRQIVKETGLTVIMVSHDPAEVLSMADELIVLQNGEIIEHGHPKTLYQSPQNLYTAQLLSNCNVLTAPEAKLCGVDIKKEHAVIYPEWIKVKVITPNKGWTVKQVLFKGFYEDLILEQKGVLIRIVNEEPGKYTEGDKVAVRVGKWLEY; the protein is encoded by the coding sequence ATGTCAGATACTCCTTTTTTGCAGGCTATTGCGGTAAGTAAAATATATCCTGGTAAACAGCTTTCGGGTGTAAAGCCAACCAATATGGTGGTGCAACCTGGTAAAATAACGGCTATTATTGGCGAAAGCGGCAGTGGTAAAAGTACTTTACTGAAACTGCTTTATGGTTTACTATCGCCCGATACCGGCGAAGTGCAATTTAAAGGGGAGCGCATCTGGGGACCTGAAGAAAAGCTGATTCCTGGGCATGACGCTATGAAAATGGTTACCCAGCATACCGACGATCTGAACCTGTTTGCCAAAGTGTGGGATAACGTAGCCGCTATGCTACCTGCTACAGATTTGGCTGCCAAACAACAAAAAACAGAACAGGTATTAAAGCAATTGAATATGCTGCATATGGCCGAAAGGCGTGTGGCCGACCTGAGTGGTGGTGAAAAGCAACGTGTGGCTATTGCGCGAGCTATTATTACCCGTCCGCAGGTTTTGTTGCTGGATGAGCCTTTTAACCAGGTGGATACTTCTTTCAGGGAGGGTTTGCAAAGCGATATCAGGCAGATAGTAAAAGAGACGGGACTAACGGTGATCATGGTATCGCATGACCCTGCCGAGGTGCTCTCCATGGCCGATGAATTGATTGTGCTGCAAAACGGGGAGATTATTGAGCATGGCCATCCTAAAACTTTATACCAATCGCCCCAAAATCTGTATACCGCTCAATTGCTAAGTAACTGCAATGTGCTTACTGCTCCTGAAGCAAAGCTTTGTGGTGTGGATATTAAAAAAGAGCACGCAGTTATATATCCGGAATGGATCAAAGTAAAAGTGATCACCCCAAACAAAGGCTGGACAGTAAAGCAGGTACTTTTTAAAGGCTTTTACGAGGACTTGATACTGGAACAAAAAGGTGTGTTAATACGCATCGTGAATGAGGAGCCTGGCAAGTATACCGAGGGTGACAAGGTTGCTGTAAGGGTAGGGAAATGGCTGGAGTATTAA
- a CDS encoding outer membrane beta-barrel protein yields MKRLIFTIIICLAVSTTFAQTTSDSTHVTAENLHKKRVHVKLGVGDDATVIASGERDTAYHAHKAPGFSFGVTFSRIDLGLATLVDHGSFTLSPQNQFLSYRQWKTSNVGFDVVQFGYRFNSAFKIYVSGGFDWTLIRLRKDITIQRNAPVLTYTEDNIHYSKNRFSSSYLRIPLSFYYRSHEDERGNYFRVVAGPEIGVLLNGRVKQISEENGKQKFNDDYHFTRLRKGAFVRVGYGIMGIYAKYYFSDMFENSPAQNGLRNFSFGLTLGF; encoded by the coding sequence ATGAAACGCTTAATTTTTACCATCATCATATGCCTTGCTGTAAGCACAACGTTTGCACAAACTACGTCCGACTCCACTCATGTTACTGCCGAGAATCTTCATAAAAAACGAGTACACGTAAAACTGGGTGTAGGGGATGATGCTACAGTTATAGCAAGCGGCGAGCGGGATACCGCTTATCATGCGCACAAAGCGCCGGGCTTTTCTTTCGGGGTAACGTTTTCCCGTATCGACCTGGGTTTGGCCACACTGGTTGATCATGGTAGCTTCACCTTATCGCCCCAAAATCAGTTTTTGAGTTATCGCCAATGGAAAACCAGCAATGTTGGATTTGATGTGGTACAGTTTGGCTATCGTTTTAACAGTGCTTTTAAAATATATGTTTCGGGTGGGTTCGACTGGACGTTGATCCGTTTGCGTAAGGATATTACTATACAACGGAATGCACCGGTTTTAACTTATACTGAAGATAATATCCATTACAGCAAGAACCGTTTTTCATCCAGTTATCTGCGTATACCCCTTTCATTTTACTACCGTAGCCATGAAGATGAGCGGGGCAATTACTTCCGTGTTGTTGCCGGCCCCGAAATTGGCGTATTACTCAATGGCCGTGTAAAACAAATAAGCGAGGAAAACGGCAAACAAAAGTTTAACGACGATTACCACTTTACCAGGCTGCGCAAAGGCGCGTTTGTACGTGTGGGTTATGGCATTATGGGTATTTATGCCAAATACTACTTTAGCGATATGTTTGAGAACAGTCCTGCGCAGAATGGATTGAGGAATTTCTCGTTCGGGTTGACGCTGGGTTTTTAA
- a CDS encoding RNA polymerase sigma factor encodes MFLEPKFTIQQLIDRCKAGERKAQELLYKQFASKMLAVCMRYATDRMEAEDMLQNGFIRVFQKVADYRGEGSFEGWVRRIMVHSSIEYYRKHHKMLQVVNTDDVGNEPSVNPLASSNLDAQALLRLIQQLAPGYRMVFSLYALEGYSHKEIAEMMGISEGASKSQLSRARGILKEQIAKMEGKSYGYAG; translated from the coding sequence ATGTTTTTGGAGCCAAAGTTTACCATTCAACAATTAATAGACCGCTGTAAAGCGGGCGAACGTAAAGCACAGGAGTTGTTATATAAACAATTCGCGAGCAAAATGCTGGCGGTGTGCATGCGTTATGCTACGGATAGAATGGAGGCGGAGGATATGCTGCAGAATGGGTTTATCCGCGTATTTCAAAAAGTAGCCGATTATCGGGGCGAGGGATCTTTTGAAGGCTGGGTAAGGCGCATTATGGTACACAGTTCCATCGAATATTACCGTAAACATCATAAAATGCTGCAGGTGGTTAATACTGACGACGTTGGAAATGAGCCATCGGTAAATCCACTGGCCTCGTCAAATTTAGATGCACAGGCATTATTGAGGTTGATACAACAACTGGCGCCAGGTTATCGGATGGTATTTAGCCTTTACGCCCTGGAAGGCTATTCGCACAAAGAAATAGCAGAGATGATGGGCATTAGTGAGGGCGCGTCTAAATCGCAGCTTTCAAGGGCGCGAGGTATATTAAAAGAACAAATTGCAAAAATGGAGGGTAAAAGTTATGGATATGCAGGGTAA
- a CDS encoding CopD family protein — MYDYVKAVHIIFVVCYMAGLFYSVRLFIYHTEAQEKPEPDRKILSEQFTIMERKLWNIITIPSMILTVAAGITMLIMRPIWLHFGWMHLKLTFVVVLGIYHHMCQNKIKQMANGVFKWTSTQLRLWNELATLLLFAIVFLVVLKSALNWIFGVVGLVALAVILMIAVKIYKRYRMKSKQ; from the coding sequence ATGTACGATTACGTAAAAGCGGTACACATTATTTTTGTGGTTTGTTATATGGCGGGCCTGTTTTACAGTGTACGCCTGTTTATTTATCATACCGAGGCCCAGGAAAAACCGGAGCCCGATCGTAAAATATTATCAGAGCAATTTACTATTATGGAGCGTAAGCTCTGGAATATCATTACCATTCCTTCCATGATCCTTACCGTTGCTGCCGGTATCACCATGCTGATCATGAGACCAATATGGCTTCATTTTGGCTGGATGCACCTAAAGCTTACTTTTGTAGTAGTGTTGGGCATATATCACCATATGTGCCAGAATAAAATAAAGCAAATGGCCAATGGAGTATTCAAGTGGACATCTACCCAATTACGCCTATGGAATGAGCTGGCTACCTTATTGCTGTTTGCCATAGTTTTCCTGGTAGTACTTAAAAGCGCCCTCAACTGGATATTTGGTGTAGTAGGCCTGGTTGCCCTAGCTGTGATCCTGATGATAGCCGTGAAAATATACAAGCGGTATAGGATGAAGAGCAAGCAATAG
- the hemE gene encoding uroporphyrinogen decarboxylase, translating to MRDSLLIKAAFSEKTERPPVWMMRQAGRFMKEYWDIKNKYSFLEMCKTPELAADVTMLPVDLLGIDGAILFSDILVTGEAMGGDLSFTNGVGPKFANPVRTQADVDNLQTNVLDKLQYVADAIKVIQQRLNGRIPLIGFAGAPFTVMSYLVEGGSTKDFKLTKLMLHNEPELAHQLLSKIATVTADYLNMQIAAGVNAVQIFDSWAQALAWDDYQEFSHRYIAEIISKLNRKDIPVISFCKGSSVFAPLMAEAKPDVISIDWNVDLLDIKKRLPADIAVQGNLDPHILYADKKVIKERIHRLFDRMKDEKGFIFNLGHGIMPDIPFDNVKYAVEVIKEYRN from the coding sequence ATGAGAGATTCGTTATTAATAAAAGCAGCTTTTTCCGAAAAAACAGAACGCCCGCCGGTGTGGATGATGCGTCAGGCTGGCCGTTTCATGAAAGAATATTGGGATATCAAAAACAAGTATTCGTTCCTGGAAATGTGTAAAACCCCGGAGCTGGCTGCTGATGTTACCATGCTGCCGGTTGATTTGTTGGGTATAGATGGAGCCATCCTGTTTTCGGACATATTGGTTACCGGCGAAGCCATGGGCGGCGATCTGAGTTTTACCAACGGTGTTGGGCCAAAATTTGCCAACCCGGTACGTACACAAGCCGATGTGGATAATCTGCAAACCAACGTATTGGATAAGCTGCAATATGTTGCCGATGCTATCAAGGTAATCCAGCAGCGTTTAAATGGCCGTATACCGCTTATTGGTTTTGCCGGTGCGCCATTTACCGTGATGAGCTATCTGGTAGAAGGCGGATCGACCAAGGATTTTAAACTAACCAAATTGATGCTGCACAATGAGCCCGAACTGGCTCATCAGCTGTTATCAAAAATAGCTACCGTTACTGCCGATTACCTGAATATGCAGATAGCTGCCGGTGTAAATGCCGTCCAGATATTTGATAGCTGGGCACAAGCTTTGGCATGGGATGATTATCAGGAATTTAGTCACCGCTACATTGCCGAGATCATCAGTAAACTGAACCGTAAGGATATCCCGGTAATATCATTCTGCAAAGGCAGTTCGGTATTTGCGCCGCTGATGGCCGAAGCCAAACCGGATGTGATCTCGATTGATTGGAACGTTGATCTGCTCGATATTAAAAAACGTTTACCTGCGGATATTGCCGTTCAGGGTAATCTTGATCCGCATATTTTATATGCCGATAAAAAGGTGATCAAAGAACGGATTCATCGCCTGTTCGACAGGATGAAGGACGAAAAAGGTTTCATCTTTAACCTGGGCCATGGTATTATGCCCGATATTCCGTTTGATAACGTGAAGTACGCGGTAGAGGTGATCAAAGAATACAGGAACTAA
- a CDS encoding response regulator transcription factor: MLNKKRILLAEDEEHLLEAIKLNLELEGYKVSTAKNGKKALQLFKEERFNLVILDVMMPEIDGFVVAETIRLENTEVPIMFLTAKNTNEDKIAGLKKGADDYLTKPFNLEELILRVNNLVKRSLKGEDLKEFNSYKIGDKTIHFNSFELVNADESITALTKKETMLLKLLIERRNDAVSREQILETVWNYDVYPSTRTIDNFILTFRKYFEPDPKNPVYFHSIRGVGYKFTDNQH, from the coding sequence ATGCTTAATAAGAAAAGAATTTTATTGGCCGAAGACGAAGAACATTTGTTGGAAGCCATCAAACTTAACCTGGAGCTGGAAGGTTATAAAGTTTCTACAGCTAAAAATGGTAAAAAAGCTTTGCAGTTATTTAAAGAAGAGCGTTTTAACCTGGTGATATTAGACGTGATGATGCCCGAGATTGACGGTTTTGTAGTAGCCGAAACCATCAGGCTGGAAAATACCGAAGTGCCCATTATGTTTTTAACTGCTAAAAATACCAATGAAGATAAGATAGCAGGTCTTAAAAAAGGCGCCGACGATTATTTGACCAAGCCATTTAACCTGGAAGAGTTGATTTTAAGGGTGAATAACCTGGTAAAACGCAGTCTGAAAGGCGAAGATCTGAAAGAGTTTAACAGCTATAAAATTGGTGATAAAACCATCCATTTTAATTCTTTTGAACTGGTAAATGCCGATGAATCTATCACCGCGCTTACCAAAAAAGAAACCATGCTGCTTAAACTGCTTATTGAACGCAGAAATGATGCCGTATCACGCGAACAGATCCTGGAAACGGTTTGGAATTATGATGTATATCCATCCACCCGTACTATCGATAACTTTATCCTAACCTTCCGCAAGTATTTTGAACCAGATCCTAAAAACCCGGTTTATTTTCACTCTATCCGTGGTGTAGGTTATAAGTTTACCGATAATCAGCATTAA
- a CDS encoding sensor histidine kinase codes for MKKPFIIFYALIIYAVSELVWWGYMLMKLQPQRVGMILGEGSMFILILVVGAYSLHASINKERKLQEQKRNFLLSVTHELKSPLASIKILLQTIQKRSLTKEQLLDFVSKSLLDVERLDDMVENMLLASKIDNRSYTFPKNTFNLSVLVDSIVNRLQITKCDCNQQIIDAEIEPKIEITGDKFALTSVVTNLIENAVKYSSPCSAVAVKLFSKDDKVYLEVADQGIGIADNEKTRIFDKFYRVGSEDTRNTKGTGLGLYIVKEVLDKHQASIKVRDNRPAGSVFEVVFG; via the coding sequence ATGAAAAAGCCATTTATTATTTTCTATGCGCTCATCATATACGCCGTATCCGAACTGGTTTGGTGGGGTTATATGTTGATGAAACTGCAACCGCAACGCGTTGGGATGATCCTGGGCGAAGGCTCTATGTTCATATTGATACTAGTGGTGGGGGCTTATAGCCTGCATGCGTCGATCAATAAGGAGCGTAAATTGCAGGAGCAGAAAAGGAATTTCCTGCTTTCGGTTACGCATGAGCTTAAATCGCCGCTGGCTTCTATTAAAATATTATTGCAAACTATCCAGAAGCGTTCCCTAACCAAAGAACAGCTGCTTGATTTTGTAAGCAAATCATTGCTGGATGTGGAGCGTTTGGATGATATGGTAGAGAATATGCTGCTGGCATCAAAAATTGATAACCGCTCCTACACCTTCCCCAAAAACACATTTAACCTTTCGGTGTTGGTAGATAGCATTGTGAACCGTTTGCAGATCACCAAGTGCGATTGCAACCAGCAGATCATTGATGCCGAAATTGAACCTAAAATAGAGATCACCGGCGATAAGTTCGCGCTGACATCGGTGGTAACTAACCTGATCGAGAATGCGGTAAAATACTCCAGTCCCTGCTCGGCAGTGGCTGTAAAGCTGTTTTCAAAAGACGATAAGGTTTACCTGGAAGTAGCCGACCAGGGCATTGGTATAGCCGATAACGAAAAAACACGTATTTTCGATAAGTTTTACCGCGTAGGCAGCGAGGATACCCGTAATACCAAAGGTACCGGACTGGGGCTTTATATTGTAAAAGAAGTGCTTGATAAACACCAGGCCAGTATTAAGGTACGGGATAACCGTCCGGCGGGCAGTGTTTTTGAAGTAGTATTTGGATGA
- the hemL gene encoding glutamate-1-semialdehyde 2,1-aminomutase: MLDSIKKIFSGEANEPLNTTGKPDISREKSAELYAKAKTYFPGGVNSPVRAFKSVYGTPLFIQKGDGSHIWDADGNEFVDFCCSWGPLVLGHNNTKVREKVTEVMQNGMSFGAPTALENELAELILKNNKLIEKLRFVSSGTEAVMSAIRLARGYTKRDKILKFEGCYHGHVDALLVKAGSGLVTFGETSSAGVPKAFADETIVVSLNDKEALTKAFEDFKDQIAAIIIEPIPANNGLLLQEKEYLQFLRDICTQNGTLLIFDEVISGFRIGFEGASGHYGIKPDIITYGKIIGGGMPVGAYGSSAAIMGNISPEGPVYQAGTLSGNPVAMAAGIAQLSELLKMGFYRDLNNKTEEFREAVQRFATARNYKFKVFGIGSIFWFAFTDKEYIRKAEDIDASSMEKFKKFHRELINRGIYLGPSGYEVGFISSAHTKIDLEKAKRAIFDSLDLVFSSK; the protein is encoded by the coding sequence ATGTTAGATTCAATAAAGAAAATATTTTCGGGTGAGGCCAATGAGCCTTTAAATACTACAGGCAAGCCTGATATTAGCAGGGAGAAATCTGCAGAATTATATGCCAAGGCTAAAACCTATTTTCCGGGTGGGGTAAACTCGCCGGTAAGGGCTTTTAAGTCTGTTTACGGTACGCCGCTGTTCATACAAAAAGGCGATGGCAGCCATATCTGGGATGCTGATGGTAACGAGTTTGTGGATTTTTGCTGTTCCTGGGGACCGCTTGTCCTTGGTCATAACAATACCAAAGTACGCGAGAAGGTTACCGAGGTAATGCAAAATGGTATGTCTTTCGGCGCGCCCACCGCTTTGGAGAATGAACTGGCCGAACTGATCCTGAAAAATAATAAGCTGATTGAAAAACTGCGTTTTGTAAGCTCTGGTACCGAGGCCGTGATGTCGGCTATCCGTTTAGCCCGTGGCTATACCAAACGCGACAAAATATTAAAGTTTGAAGGCTGCTACCACGGCCACGTAGATGCCTTGCTGGTAAAAGCAGGCTCGGGGCTGGTAACCTTCGGCGAAACCTCGTCGGCAGGCGTACCCAAAGCCTTTGCCGATGAAACCATCGTTGTATCCTTAAATGATAAAGAAGCTTTAACCAAAGCTTTTGAAGATTTTAAAGACCAGATAGCTGCCATTATCATTGAGCCTATCCCGGCCAACAATGGTTTGCTGTTGCAGGAAAAAGAATACCTGCAGTTTTTGCGCGATATCTGTACTCAAAACGGTACCCTGCTCATATTTGATGAGGTAATATCGGGCTTCAGGATAGGTTTTGAAGGCGCATCGGGCCATTACGGTATCAAGCCGGATATTATTACCTACGGTAAAATCATCGGTGGCGGTATGCCTGTTGGAGCTTATGGATCATCGGCCGCTATTATGGGTAATATATCACCCGAAGGCCCGGTTTACCAGGCAGGTACCTTATCGGGTAACCCTGTAGCCATGGCAGCAGGCATCGCACAACTGAGCGAGCTGTTGAAAATGGGCTTTTACCGTGATCTGAATAACAAGACAGAGGAGTTCCGCGAGGCGGTACAACGCTTTGCCACAGCACGTAACTACAAGTTTAAGGTGTTTGGTATAGGCTCCATATTCTGGTTCGCTTTTACAGATAAAGAGTATATTCGTAAAGCTGAAGATATTGATGCTTCCAGCATGGAAAAATTCAAAAAATTCCACCGCGAATTGATCAACCGGGGTATTTACCTGGGGCCATCGGGCTATGAAGTAGGTTTTATATCATCGGCACATACAAAAATAGACCTCGAGAAAGCAAAACGTGCTATCTTTGATAGTCTTGACCTGGTATTTAGTAGCAAGTAG
- the hemB gene encoding porphobilinogen synthase, with protein MLQRPRRNRKSEVIRQMVQETHVSAANLIFPLFIVDGTFQKTEVVSMPGIYRYSVDNLLREIESCLKLGLNSFDLFPNIEDSLKDPLATESYRDDSLYLRAIREVKKNFPEACVVTDVAMDPYSSDGHDGIVKDGVILNDETLEVLVKMALAHAQCGADIIAPSDMMDGRVGYIRNVLDENGFTNVSIMSYSAKYASAFYGPFRDALNSAPKFGDKKTYQMNPANQREALIEANLDELEGADFLMVKPALPYLDVIKLIKDNTELPVAAYNVSGEYAMIKAAIQKGWLNEQRAITEVLTSIRRAGATAILTYHAKEVLENKWI; from the coding sequence ATGTTACAAAGACCACGTAGAAACCGGAAAAGTGAAGTGATACGCCAAATGGTGCAGGAAACACACGTTAGCGCGGCTAACCTGATATTCCCACTGTTTATTGTGGATGGTACGTTTCAAAAAACAGAAGTGGTTTCCATGCCAGGTATTTATCGCTATTCTGTTGATAATCTGTTACGCGAGATTGAAAGCTGCCTTAAACTGGGCTTAAACTCTTTTGACCTGTTCCCGAATATCGAGGATTCATTAAAAGATCCCCTGGCTACCGAAAGCTACCGTGATGACAGCTTGTACCTGAGGGCCATACGTGAGGTTAAAAAGAACTTCCCGGAGGCCTGTGTGGTTACCGATGTGGCGATGGATCCCTATAGCAGCGATGGCCATGATGGTATTGTGAAAGATGGCGTGATCCTGAATGATGAAACGCTGGAAGTATTGGTCAAAATGGCCCTGGCTCATGCGCAATGCGGTGCCGATATTATTGCTCCTTCTGATATGATGGATGGCCGTGTAGGATATATTCGTAATGTACTGGACGAAAACGGCTTTACCAACGTTTCTATTATGTCATACTCGGCCAAGTATGCCAGCGCTTTTTATGGTCCTTTCAGAGATGCCTTAAATTCGGCCCCTAAGTTTGGCGATAAAAAAACATACCAAATGAATCCCGCCAATCAGCGCGAAGCATTGATAGAAGCCAATCTGGACGAACTGGAAGGTGCCGATTTTTTAATGGTAAAACCAGCCTTGCCTTATCTGGACGTAATAAAACTAATAAAAGACAATACCGAATTGCCGGTAGCGGCCTATAATGTAAGCGGCGAATATGCCATGATTAAAGCAGCCATACAAAAAGGCTGGCTGAACGAGCAGCGCGCCATTACCGAAGTGCTCACCAGCATCCGCAGGGCAGGAGCTACCGCGATACTAACCTATCACGCCAAAGAGGTGTTGGAGAATAAATGGATATAA
- the hemC gene encoding hydroxymethylbilane synthase yields MDRTLIIGTRGSELALWQANFVKDSLAAINVNAELKIIKTQGDRILNLSFDKLEGKGFFTKELEEELLAGTIDIAVHSHKDLPTENPPGLIIAAVSEREDPSELLLILKDCVDVHQKLSVKYGAIVGTSSNRRKAQLLAHRPDLEIEDLRGNVPTRIGKLRDEKYDAIMIAKAGVVRLGLDLSEFHVEEITPVELIPAPAQGALAIQIRESNQEVFDILQTLHHPDVAEELAVERTVLRMFGGGCHLPLGCYCRRDEGMFQVFTSKADEGDEFPNRLFLEAPTSEGLAEKVIAKYAKDRKHPSKVFISRELSEQSYFKKAMEHLGIEVEARSLIRTVPVITKFDSYILKNIDWVFFSSKNAVDYFFQLNPLFPKKVKFGVMGSGSEEMLRRKGHFTDYVGEGTDTAEVAEEFAKLANGKIVLFPGAESPMRSIQQGLSADTKIIDLPVYETVLVEDVEPSGADVMVFTSPSNVEAYFTDNLLDPYQKVVVIGKSTGKKFDEMGVKYTLPYSPDEVGLAEAVFGL; encoded by the coding sequence TTGGACAGAACACTGATAATAGGAACCCGCGGCAGTGAATTGGCACTATGGCAGGCTAATTTTGTAAAAGACAGCCTTGCCGCCATCAACGTAAATGCCGAACTGAAAATCATAAAAACCCAGGGCGACCGTATACTAAACCTGAGCTTTGATAAGTTGGAAGGAAAAGGGTTTTTCACCAAGGAATTAGAAGAAGAATTATTGGCCGGTACCATTGATATCGCGGTACACTCGCACAAGGACCTGCCAACTGAAAACCCTCCGGGACTCATCATCGCAGCAGTTTCAGAACGGGAGGACCCATCTGAGCTGTTGTTGATCTTGAAGGATTGTGTAGATGTGCATCAGAAGCTGTCAGTAAAATACGGCGCCATTGTAGGTACATCATCAAACCGGCGCAAAGCGCAGCTGCTGGCACACCGCCCCGACCTGGAGATAGAAGACTTGCGCGGCAATGTGCCTACCCGTATAGGTAAATTGCGCGACGAAAAATACGATGCTATTATGATAGCCAAAGCGGGGGTGGTACGTTTAGGTTTAGATCTGAGCGAATTCCATGTAGAGGAGATTACCCCGGTGGAGCTGATCCCGGCCCCGGCACAGGGAGCGTTGGCTATCCAGATCCGCGAAAGTAACCAGGAAGTTTTTGATATACTGCAGACGCTGCACCACCCCGACGTAGCTGAAGAGCTGGCGGTGGAACGAACCGTGCTGAGAATGTTCGGCGGCGGCTGTCACCTGCCGTTGGGCTGTTACTGCAGGCGCGATGAGGGTATGTTCCAGGTATTTACTTCCAAAGCTGATGAAGGGGATGAATTTCCGAACCGGCTGTTTTTAGAAGCACCAACCAGCGAAGGTCTGGCCGAAAAGGTTATAGCGAAATATGCTAAAGATCGGAAACATCCATCGAAAGTATTTATATCGCGCGAATTGTCTGAGCAAAGCTACTTTAAGAAAGCGATGGAACATTTGGGTATTGAGGTAGAGGCGCGTTCACTTATCCGCACCGTACCGGTGATCACCAAGTTTGATTCCTACATATTAAAAAATATCGACTGGGTATTTTTCTCCAGTAAAAACGCGGTGGATTACTTTTTTCAGTTGAATCCGCTGTTTCCTAAAAAGGTAAAGTTTGGCGTAATGGGTAGCGGCAGTGAAGAGATGTTGCGCCGCAAAGGTCATTTTACTGATTATGTAGGCGAAGGCACCGATACTGCCGAAGTAGCCGAAGAATTTGCCAAGCTGGCCAATGGCAAGATCGTATTGTTCCCCGGTGCCGAAAGCCCCATGAGGAGCATACAGCAAGGACTATCTGCCGATACCAAAATTATCGACTTGCCGGTATATGAAACCGTATTGGTAGAAGATGTAGAGCCCAGCGGCGCCGATGTGATGGTGTTTACCAGTCCATCAAACGTGGAGGCTTACTTTACTGATAATTTGTTGGACCCTTACCAAAAGGTAGTGGTCATCGGTAAATCAACCGGCAAAAAATTTGATGAAATGGGTGTAAAATATACCCTGCCTTACTCGCCCGACGAAGTTGGGCTGGCAGAGGCTGTGTTTGGATTATAA
- the hemA gene encoding glutamyl-tRNA reductase, which produces MKYLKVIAFTHKQIELKELGRLVVCQENLTEKLQQVKAQFGIPEIFYLATCNRVEFVMTTPHKVDKDFARKFIESFNTELCDHSLSTFMDSASIYEEQEAMIHLLRTSCSLESLIVGEKEILAQLRKAYEHCKEAGLTADGLRMVMNCVVKTAKEVYTHTNISKNPISVVSLAYRKLRDLNLCATDARVLIIGAGETNRNISKYLKKHKFTNFAVFNRTLSKAAELATDLGGEAFDLEALKTYNKGFDVIITCTSAVEPIITTEIYQSLLNGETGRKTIVDLAIPNDTAPEVLEQFPVNFIEVHSLNEVAKRNLQERYQELVHAEAIIDQNIAEFCTQLKQRRIEVAMRQVPEKIKEIRNTAINSVFADEVQGLDEQSREILEKVINYMEKKYISVPMIMAKDILINEN; this is translated from the coding sequence TTGAAGTATTTAAAGGTTATTGCTTTTACACACAAACAGATTGAACTGAAGGAATTAGGTAGATTGGTGGTTTGCCAGGAAAATCTGACAGAAAAACTTCAACAGGTAAAAGCTCAATTTGGAATTCCGGAAATATTTTATCTGGCTACGTGCAACCGTGTTGAGTTTGTTATGACAACCCCGCATAAGGTCGACAAGGATTTTGCCCGTAAGTTCATCGAATCATTTAATACCGAATTGTGTGATCATTCCCTGAGTACCTTTATGGATAGCGCATCTATCTACGAAGAGCAGGAGGCTATGATACATCTTTTACGTACTTCATGCTCACTGGAAAGTTTGATAGTTGGTGAAAAGGAAATTCTGGCTCAGCTGCGCAAAGCTTATGAGCATTGCAAAGAGGCAGGTCTTACTGCCGACGGTTTACGCATGGTGATGAACTGTGTGGTTAAAACGGCCAAGGAGGTTTATACCCATACCAATATTTCTAAAAATCCAATCTCGGTAGTATCATTGGCTTATCGCAAACTGCGAGATCTTAACCTGTGTGCTACTGATGCCCGGGTACTGATCATCGGTGCCGGCGAAACCAATCGTAACATTTCCAAATACCTTAAAAAGCATAAATTCACCAATTTCGCGGTATTTAACCGTACCCTGTCAAAGGCAGCCGAACTGGCAACCGACCTGGGTGGTGAAGCTTTTGACCTGGAGGCTTTAAAAACATACAATAAAGGTTTTGATGTGATCATTACCTGCACATCGGCAGTAGAGCCTATCATCACTACCGAAATATATCAATCGCTTCTTAACGGCGAAACCGGTCGTAAAACTATTGTCGATCTGGCTATTCCTAATGACACCGCTCCGGAAGTATTGGAGCAGTTTCCTGTTAACTTTATCGAGGTACACTCACTTAATGAGGTTGCCAAACGTAACCTGCAGGAACGTTACCAGGAATTGGTACATGCAGAAGCCATCATTGATCAAAACATCGCCGAGTTTTGTACGCAGCTGAAACAACGCCGTATTGAAGTGGCCATGCGCCAGGTACCCGAAAAGATCAAAGAGATCCGCAACACAGCCATTAATTCTGTTTTTGCCGATGAGGTACAGGGACTGGATGAACAATCGCGCGAGATTTTGGAAAAGGTGATCAATTACATGGAGAAAAAATATATCAGCGTGCCGATGATTATGGCGAAGGATATATTGATCAACGAAAATTAA